A single window of Silurus meridionalis isolate SWU-2019-XX chromosome 11, ASM1480568v1, whole genome shotgun sequence DNA harbors:
- the LOC124393112 gene encoding uncharacterized protein LOC124393112 produces the protein MILLKYLILVRFLWTLLSLISVVKAWDCSKYNSTQIVHQGLSTTINCSQKQDSCLKNRNGAFTVVLRRNNLLCTYFYLNLSWTKQLCKDNIRLVWIPETAQISFDLLNIQINQSGVYTCTIDEHIPPPTHCLFIQRTFIHVIASPSVSLVCVKGPNGAPTMLCASESFYPADLQQAWLKDGEYISYLNTSFTPTYKANLNTPQIIWNYRNNTNGSYNLTSYLHLPSNTAEQVMYHCWVNHSALSKPITVSISTTECTQQEVKFTGFVVRFIVVGTFFGLLIAISIFMEVYYQHFRSNLVYQQHELKQMHLLQERAL, from the exons ATG ATACtgttaaaatatttgattttggtTCGCTTTTTGTGGACACTTCTATCTTTAATCTCAG TGGTGAAAGCATGGGATTGCAGCAAATATAATTCAACCCAAATAGTTCATCAAGGATTGTCAACCACCATCAACTGTTCTCAAAAACAGGACTCGTGTCTCAAAAACAGGAATGGTGCTTTTACAGTCGTTTTGAGAAGAAATAATTTACTGTGTACATACTTTTATTTGAACCTGTCCTGGACTAAACAGTTGTGTAAGGACAACATCAGACTTGTATGGATTCCAGAAACTGCTCAAATATCATTTGACTTGCTAAATATTCAGATAAATCAATCTGGTGTTTATACCTGTACAATAGATGAGCACATTCCACCTCCTACACATTGTCTGTTTATCCAGagaacattcattcatgttaTAG CATCTCCATCTGTTTCTCTGGTATGTGTAAAAGGGCCTAATGGAGCTCCCACGATGCTTTGTGCCTCTGAGAGCTTTTACCCTGCTGATTTGCAGCAGGCCTGGCTCAAAGATGGAGAATATATCAGTTACCTCAACACTTCATTTACACCAACATATAAAGCTAACCTGAATACCCCTCAAATCATCTGGAACTACAGAAACAACACTAATGGATCTTATAACCTTACATCATACCTTCACCTGCCTTCAAACACAGCTGAGCAGGTGATGTACCACTGCTGGGTGAATCACTCAGCACTGAGCAAACCCATCACTGTTAGCATATCCACCACTGAGTGCACTCAGCAAGAAGTAAAATTTACAG GTTTTGTTGTGCGTTTCATTGTTGTTGGGACCTTCTTTGGCTTACTGATTGCCATTTCTATTTTCATGGAAGTTTACTATCAACATTTCA GGTCTAACCTTGTCTATCAACAACACGAGCTGAAGCAAATGCATCTACTTCAAGAAAGAGCTTTATAA